One Proteinivorax tanatarense DNA segment encodes these proteins:
- a CDS encoding phosphatidylglycerophosphatase A family protein — protein sequence MKILITEMLEERGVTLEDIAKIVLEIQKSYLPNLTLEECIMHVSKVLEKRETQNAVLTGLVMDMYAEKNMFPEPLQTILKEDKGLYGIDEILALSITNIYGTIGLTNFGYLDKSKIGIINKLNDKTNGKVNTFLDDLVAAIAAAAASRLAHQDEDVVI from the coding sequence ATGAAAATTTTAATTACTGAAATGTTAGAAGAACGTGGTGTTACACTAGAAGATATAGCTAAAATAGTATTAGAAATACAAAAATCGTACCTACCAAACCTAACTTTAGAGGAATGTATAATGCACGTTAGTAAAGTTCTAGAAAAAAGAGAAACACAAAATGCGGTTTTAACAGGCCTCGTCATGGATATGTATGCTGAAAAAAATATGTTTCCGGAACCGTTACAAACGATTTTAAAAGAGGATAAAGGATTGTATGGAATTGATGAAATATTAGCTCTTAGCATTACAAACATTTATGGAACTATAGGTTTGACAAATTTTGGATACTTAGACAAAAGTAAAATTGGTATCATAAATAAACTTAATGATAAAACTAATGGCAAAGTTAATACTTTTCTAGATGATTTAGTTGCAGCAATAGCTGCAGCTGCTGCATCAAGATTAGCTCATCAAGACGAAGATGTGGTAATTTAG